The Vitis riparia cultivar Riparia Gloire de Montpellier isolate 1030 chromosome 3, EGFV_Vit.rip_1.0, whole genome shotgun sequence genome includes a region encoding these proteins:
- the LOC117911038 gene encoding anthocyanidin 3-O-glucosyltransferase 2-like, giving the protein MMKKLELVFVPLPAIGHLVSTVEFAKLLVGRDDRFSVTVLVMKGPILQTAVTNYIHSVSASLSGSIRFVHLPHLDSDSSNSHPSSPSPVYFHNVMERQKSLVRDAVHQLILSEPGRLAGIVVDLLCTSMMDVADELGVPSYVFSTSSAACLALMFHLQTLQDHQGVDLTEFADSDAELVVPGFVNSVPARVLPALWVNKEGGGALLREARRAREAKGILVNTFMELESHVINSFANGTTPPVYTVGPLLNLNHGDHHKQDSASDVIRWLDDQPQSSVVFLCFGSVGAFNDDQIKNIASGLENSGYRFLWSLRRSPPKGMIADSSDYTNFEEVLSKEFLNRTSEIGKIIGWAPQMEVLAHSAIGGFISHCGWNSTLESIWHGVPLATWPIYAEQQLNAFQIIRELEMGVEIKIDYNKDRNNIDLINSQEIESRIRSLMDDGNHIRKKLASMKEMCMKALMEGGSSNSSIQCLIGDMITNFS; this is encoded by the coding sequence ATGATGAAGAAATTAGAGCTTGTTTTTGTGCCTCTTCCGGCCATCGGACACCTTGTATCAACTGTGGAGTTTGCTAAGCTTCTTGTTGGCAGAGATGACCGCTTCTCAGTCACTGTGCTCGTCATGAAGGGACCTATTCTGCAGACTGCGGTAACCAACTATATCCATTCAGTTTCTGCTTCCTTATCCGGGTCCATTCGATTTGTCCATCTTCCTCACCTCGACTCAGACTCATCCAACTCACACCCGTCATCGCCATCTCCTGTCTACTTCCATAATGTCATGGAAAGACAGAAGTCTCTTGTTAGGGATGCAGTCCACCAGCTCATCCTGTCTGAGCCGGGTCGACTCGCTGGGATTGTGGTTGATTTGCTGTGCACTTCCATGATGGATGTAGCTGATGAATTGGGTGTTCCTTCCTATGTGTTCTCCACGTCCAGTGCGGCCTGCCTTGCTCTCATGTTTCATCTCCAAACCCTGCAGGACCACCAGGGCGTGGATCTCACTGAGTTTGCTGACTCGGATGCTGAGTTGGTGGTCCCCGGTTTTGTCAACTCGGTTCCTGCTCGAGTCTTGCCTGCTTTATGGGTGAACAAGGAGGGTGGGGGGGCACTCCTCAGGGAGGCAAGGAGGGCAAGAGAAgctaagggtattttggtaaatacATTTATGGAGTTAGAATCTCATGTGATCAACTCCTTTGCGAACGGTACAACTCCCCCTGTGTACACAGTGGGACCCTTATTGAACTTAAATCATGGGGACCACCACAAACAAGATAGTGCCTCAGATGTCATTAGATGGCTTGATGATCAGCCTCAATCATCAGTGGTGTTCTTATGTTTTGGTAGTGTTGGAGCATTCAACgatgatcaaataaaaaatattgcaaGTGGGCTTGAAAATAGTGGATATCGTTTCTTGTGGTCTCTTCGTCGATCTCCACCAAAAGGTATGATCGCAGACTCTAGTGATTACACAAATTTTGAGGAAGTTTTATCAAAAGAGTTCTTAAATCGTACATCTGAGATCGGAAAGATAATTGGATGGGCACCACAAATGGAAGTTCTAGCCCACTCTGCAATAGGAGGGTTTATTTCTCATTGTGGATGGAATTCTACGCTGGAGAGCATATGGCATGGTGTACCATTAGCTACGTGGCCAATATATGCGGAACAACAATTGAATGCCTTTCAAATAATAAGAGAGTTAGAAATGGGGGTGGAGATCAAAATAGATTATAATAAGGATAGGAATAATATTGATCTTATAAATTCTCAAGAGATTGAGAGTAGGATAAGAAGTTTGATGGATGATGGTAACCACATTAGAAAGAAGTTGGCATCTATGAAAGAAATGTGCATGAAGGCCTTGATGGAAGGTGGATCTTCGAACTCTAGCATACAATGTCTAATTGGAGACATGATAACCAATTTCTCATGA
- the LOC117909863 gene encoding anthocyanidin 3-O-glucosyltransferase 2-like produces the protein MMKKMELIFVSVPAIGHLVSTVEFAKLLVGRDDRFSVTLLIMKLPIEHSAVTNYIHSVSASVSGSIRFVHLPEADSDSSNSNPSSSSSIAFFHNIIEKQKPLVRDAVHQLTRSESGQLAGIVFDMICPSIVDVANELGVPSYVFFSSSAACLALMFHLQTLKDHQGVDVTEFADSDAELVVPGFVNSVPARVLPAVAVDKEGGGSTTFLNRVRRFREAKGILVNTFVELESHVINSFVDGTTPPVYTVGPLLNLHNANHQKQDSDLDVIQWLDDQPTSSVVFLCFGSVGAFHMDQIKEIAIGLENSGHRFLWTLRRPPPKGKIARPTEYVNFEEVLPEGFLDRTSKIGKIIGWAPQTAILAHSAIGGFISHCGWNSTLESIWYGVPVATWPMYAEQQLNAFQIVKELEIGVEIRLDYEKDTSDIVNAQEIESRIRSLMEDSNDIKINRAKMKEKCVAALTEGGSLDSSIQRLIGDMITNIS, from the coding sequence ATGATGAAGAAAATGGAGCTTATTTTTGTCTCTGTCCCAGCCATAGGACACCTTGTATCAACTGTGGAGTTTGCTAAGCTTCTTGTTGGTAGAGATGACCGCTTTTCAGTCACTCTGCTCATCATGAAGCTACCCATCGAGCACTCCGCGGTAACTAACTATATCCATTCAGTTTCTGCTTCCGTTTCCGGGTCCATTCGATTTGTTCACCTTCCTGAAGCAGACTCAGATTCATCCAATTCTAACCCATCATCGTCATCCTCTATTGCCTTCTTCCATAATATCATTGAAAAGCAGAAGCCTCTTGTGAGGGATGCAGTCCACCAGCTCACTCGGTCTGAGTCGGGTCAACTCGCTGGGATTGTGTTTGATATGATTTGCCCTTCCATTGTAGATGTAGCTAATGAATTGGGTGTTCCTTCCTATGTGTTCTTCTCGTCCAGTGCGGCCTGCCTTGCTCTCATGTTTCATCTTCAAACCCTCAAGGACCACCAGGGCGTGGATGTTACTGAGTTTGCTGACTCGGATGCTGAGTTGGTGGTCCCGGGTTTTGTCAACTCGGTTCCTGCTCGAGTCTTGCCTGCTGTGGCGGTGGACAAGGAGGGTGGCGGATCCACGACTTTCCTCAACCGGGTAAGGAGGTTTAGAGAGGccaagggtattttggtaaatacGTTTGTGGAGCTAGAATCTCATGTGATTAACTCCTTTGTCGATGGTACAACTCCTCCCGTTTACACAGTGGGGCCGTTATTGAACTTACATAATGCCAACCACCAGAAACAAGATAGTGACTTGGATGTCATCCAATGGCTTGACGATCAACCCACATCATCTGTGGTGTTTTTATGTTTTGGCAGCGTTGGAGCATTCCACATGGATCAAATCAAAGAGATTGCAATTGGGCTTGAGAATAGTGGGCATCGTTTCTTGTGGACGCTCCGACGACCTCCACCAAAAGGTAAGATCGCAAGGCCTACTGAGTATGTGAATTTCGAGGAAGTACTACCTGAAGGGTTCTTAGATCGTACATCTAAAATTGGAAAGATAATTGGATGGGCACCACAAACGGCTATTTTAGCTCACTCTGCAATAGGAGGGTTTATATCTCATTGTGGGTGGAATTCTACATTAGAGAGCATATGGTATGGCGTCCCAGTAGCTACATGGCCTATGTATGCAGAACAACAATTGAATGCGTTTCAAATAGTAAAAGAGCTAGAAATAGGGGTAGAGATCAGATTAGATTATGAAAAGGATACTAGTGATATTGTAAATGCTCAAGAAATTGAGAGTAGAATAAGAAGTTTGATGGAGGATAGCaatgacataaaaataaatagggcAAAGATGAAAGAAAAGTGCGTGGCAGCCCTAACGGAAGGTGGATCTTTAGATTCTAGCATACAACGTCTAATTGGAGACATGATAACTAATATCTCATGA
- the LOC117910589 gene encoding anthocyanidin 3-O-glucosyltransferase 6-like — MMKKIELIFVSVSAIGHIVSTVEFAKLLVGRDDRFSVTLLIMKLPFEDSAVTNYIHSVSASVSGSIRFVHLPELDSDSSSSSTNVLFSNIIERQKPLVRDAIHQITRSESGRLAGIVVDLLCTSMIDVANDLGVPSYVYFASSAACLALMFHLQTLKDHQGVDVTEFADSDAELVVPGFVNSVPARVLPAVAVDKEGGGSMDFLDRARGFRDAKGILVNTFVELESHVINSFVDGTTPPIYTVGPLLNLQHANNQKPDSDLDVIRWLDDQPTSSVVFLCFGSAGAFHMDQIKEIAIGLENSGHRFLWTLRRPPPKDKVAISSDYVNFEEVLPEGFLDRTSKIGKIIGWAPQTAILAHSAVGGFISHCGWNSTLESIWYGVPVATWPMYAEQQLNAFQIVRELEMGVEIRFDYNMDTSNLVSAQEIESRIRSLMDDSSNIRMKRAKMKEKCMKALTEGGSSDSSIQRLIGDMITNIS, encoded by the coding sequence ATGATGAAGAAAATAGAGCTTATTTTTGTCTCTGTCTCAGCTATAGGACATATTGTATCAACTGTGGAGTTTGCCAAGCTTCTTGTTGGTAGAGATGACCGCTTCTCAGTCACTCTGCTCATCATGAAGCTACCTTTTGAGGACTCTGCGGTAACCAACTATATCCATTCAGTTTCTGCTTCCGTTTCCGGGTCCATTCGATTTGTCCACCTTCCTGAACTCGACTCAGATTCATCATCGTCATCCACTAATGTCTTATTCTCTAATATCATTGAAAGGCAGAAGCCTCTGGTGAGGGATGCAATCCACCAGATCACTCGGTCTGAGTCGGGTCGACTCGCTGGGATTGTGGTCGATTTGCTTTGCACTTCCATGATAGATGTAGCTAATGACTTGGGTGTTCCTTCCTATGTGTACTTCGCCTCCAGTGCGGCCTGCCTTGCTCTCATGTTTCATCTTCAAACCCTCAAGGACCACCAGGGCGTGGATGTTACTGAGTTTGCTGACTCGGATGCTGAGTTGGTGGTCCCGGGTTTTGTCAACTCGGTTCCTGCTCGAGTCTTGCCTGCTGTGGCGGTGGACAAGGAGGGTGGCGGATCCATGGATTTCCTCGACCGGGCAAGGGGCTTTAGAGACGccaagggtattttggtaaatacGTTTGTGGAGCTAGAATCTCATGTGATTAACTCCTTCGTCGATGGTACAACTCCTCCCATTTACACAGTAGGGCCATTATTGAACTTACAACATGCCAACAACCAAAAACCAGATAGTGACTTGGATGTCATCCGATGGCTTGATGATCAGCCCACATCATCTGTGGTGTTTTTATGTTTTGGTAGTGCTGGAGCATTCCACATGGATCAAATCAAGGAGATTGCAATTGGGCTTGAGAATAGTGGGCATCGTTTCTTGTGGACACTCCGACGACCTCCACCAAAAGATAAGGTGGCAATATCTAGTGATTATGTGAATTTCGAGGAAGTATTACCTGAAGGGTTCTTAGATCGTACATCTAAAATTGGGAAGATAATTGGATGGGCACCACAAACGGCTATTTTAGCTCACTCTGCAGTAGGAGGGTTTATATCTCATTGTGGGTGGAATTCTACATTAGAAAGCATATGGTATGGTGTCCCAGTAGCTACATGGCCTATGTATGCAGAACAACAATTGAATGCGTTTCAAATAGTAAGAGAGTTAGAAATGGGGGTAGAGATTAGATTTGATTATAACATGGATACTAGTAATCTTGTAAGTGCTCAAGAAATTGAGAGTAGAATAAGGAGTTTAATGGATGATAGCAGCAACATTAGAATGAAAAGggcaaaaatgaaagaaaagtgcATGAAGGCCTTGACAGAAGGTGGATCTTCAGACTCTAGCATACAACGTCTAATTGGAGACATGATAACTAATATCTCATGA
- the LOC117911039 gene encoding putative UDP-glucose flavonoid 3-O-glucosyltransferase 3: protein MVKKIELIFVSVSAIGHLVSAVEFAKLLVGRDDRFSVTLLIMKLPLEDSAVTNYIHSVSASVSGSIRFLHLPELDSDSSNSHPSSSSPNIFFYNIIARQKPLVRDAVHQITRSESGRLAGIVVDMLCTSMIDVA, encoded by the coding sequence atggtgaagaaaatagagCTTATTTTTGTCTCTGTCTCAGCTATAGGACATCTTGTATCAGCTGTGGAGTTTGCTAAGCTTCTTGTTGGTAGAGATGACCGCTTCTCAGTCACTCTGCTCATCATGAAGCTACCTCTTGAGGACTCTGCGGTAACCAACTATATCCATTCAGTTTCTGCTTCCGTTTCCGGGTCCATTCGATTTCTCCACCTTCCTGAACTCGACTCAGATTCATCCAATTCCCACCCATCATCGTCATCCCCTAATATCTTCTTCTATAATATCATTGCAAGGCAGAAGCCTCTGGTGAGGGATGCAGTCCACCAGATCACTCGGTCTGAGTCGGGTCGACTCGCTGGGATTGTGGTCGATATGCTTTGTACTTCCATGATAGATGTAGCT
- the LOC117910598 gene encoding UDP-glycosyltransferase 71A15-like isoform X1 — protein MNWVFLPMCTSPPVRPALLSCFIFKPSRTARAWMLLSLLTRMLSWWSRVLSTRFLLESCLLRRWTRRVADPWISSTGAGAFHMDQIKEIAIGLENSGHRFLWTLRRPPPKGKMAIPSDYVNFEEVLPEGFLDRISKIGKIIGWAPQAAVLAHSAVGGFISHCGWNSILESIWYGVPVATWPMYAEQQLNAFQIVRELEMGVEIRFDYNMNTSNLVSAQEIESRIWSLMDDSSNIRMKRAKMKEKCMKALTKGGSSDSSIQRLIGDMITNIS, from the exons ATGAATTGGGTGTTCCTTCCTATGTGTACTTCGCCTCCAGTGCGGCCTGCCTTGCTCTCATGTTTCATCTTCAAACCCTCAAGGACCGCCAGGGCGTGGATGTTACTGAGTTTGCTAACTCGGATGCTGAGTTGGTGGTCCCGGGTTTTGTCAACTCGGTTCCTGCTCGAGTCTTGCCTGCTACGGCGGTGGACAAGGAGGGTGGCGGATCCATGGATTTCCTCGACCGG CGCTGGAGCATTCCACATGGATCAAATCAAGGAGATTGCAATTGGGCTTGAGAATAGTGGGCATCGTTTCTTGTGGACACTCCGACGACCTCCACCAAAAGGTAAGATGGCAATACCTAGTGATTATGTGAATTTCGAGGAAGTATTACCTGAAGGGTTCTTAGATCGTATATCTAAAATTGGAAAGATAATTGGATGGGCACCACAAGCAGCTGTTTTAGCTCACTCTGCAGTAGGAGGGTTTATATCTCATTGTGGGTGGAATTCTATATTAGAAAGCATATGGTATGGTGTCCCAGTAGCTACATGGCCTATGTATGCAGAACAACAATTGAATGCGTTTCAAATAGTAAGAGAGTTAGAAATGGGGGTAGAGATTAGATTTGATTATAACATGAATACTAGTAATCTTGTAAGTGCTCAAGAAATTGAGAGTAGAATATGGAGTTTAATGGATGATAGCAGCAACATTAGAATGAAAAGggcaaaaatgaaagaaaagtgcATGAAAGCCTTGACGAAAGGTGGATCTTCGGACTCTAGCATACAACGTCTAATTGGAGACATGATAACTAATATCTCATGA
- the LOC117910598 gene encoding anthocyanidin 3-O-glucosyltransferase 2-like isoform X2: protein MVQLLPFTRAGAFHMDQIKEIAIGLENSGHRFLWTLRRPPPKGKMAIPSDYVNFEEVLPEGFLDRISKIGKIIGWAPQAAVLAHSAVGGFISHCGWNSILESIWYGVPVATWPMYAEQQLNAFQIVRELEMGVEIRFDYNMNTSNLVSAQEIESRIWSLMDDSSNIRMKRAKMKEKCMKALTKGGSSDSSIQRLIGDMITNIS from the exons ATGGTACAACTCCTCCCATTTACACG CGCTGGAGCATTCCACATGGATCAAATCAAGGAGATTGCAATTGGGCTTGAGAATAGTGGGCATCGTTTCTTGTGGACACTCCGACGACCTCCACCAAAAGGTAAGATGGCAATACCTAGTGATTATGTGAATTTCGAGGAAGTATTACCTGAAGGGTTCTTAGATCGTATATCTAAAATTGGAAAGATAATTGGATGGGCACCACAAGCAGCTGTTTTAGCTCACTCTGCAGTAGGAGGGTTTATATCTCATTGTGGGTGGAATTCTATATTAGAAAGCATATGGTATGGTGTCCCAGTAGCTACATGGCCTATGTATGCAGAACAACAATTGAATGCGTTTCAAATAGTAAGAGAGTTAGAAATGGGGGTAGAGATTAGATTTGATTATAACATGAATACTAGTAATCTTGTAAGTGCTCAAGAAATTGAGAGTAGAATATGGAGTTTAATGGATGATAGCAGCAACATTAGAATGAAAAGggcaaaaatgaaagaaaagtgcATGAAAGCCTTGACGAAAGGTGGATCTTCGGACTCTAGCATACAACGTCTAATTGGAGACATGATAACTAATATCTCATGA